CCGCCGCTTTTCATCTTCGTCACCGCCTATTCCGAACATGCCTTGAAGGCGTTCGAGGCCAATGCCGTCGACTACCTGATGAAGCCGGTGGAGGAAGGCCGCCTTGCCGATGCGATCGACCGCGCCCGCACACGCCTGTCCGAAAAGCGCGGGCTGGAAGAAGTGGAGAAGCTGAAGAACGTGCTGGCCGAAGTCGCGCCCGACGCGATGGACCAGATGCCCGATGACGATGGCCATGCCGACACCCGCTACGAAAAGATGCTGAACGTGAAGGATCGCGGCCAGATTTTCCGTGTCGACGTCGATTCCATCGAACATATCGAGGCGGCGGGCGATTACATGGTGATCTCCACCGGCGACAACTCGCTGGTCCTGCGCGAAACAATGAAGGACCTTGAACGTCGCCTCGACCCGCGTGCGTTTCAGCGGGTGCACCGCTCCACCATCGTGAACCTCAATCAGGTGCGTCAGGTAAAGCCGCATACCAACGGCGAATGCTTCCTTGTGCTGGACAGCGGGGCGGAAGTGAAAGTCAGCCGCAGTTATCGCGATGTTGTGGCCCGGTTCGTACACTGAGATGCGGGGCCGATCCCGTATCTGAACAAAGGCTTGCGTTAACTAAATTAAATTTGTTGCAAGACTAATTCCATGTCTTGATTTCCATTTGGCGCGACCATAAGTCCGCGCCACGCCAAGCCTATTAGGGCTGGCGGGAGATAATGAGGAAATACTTACATGTTTAAAAAGACCGTTCTCGCGGTGGCGTTCGCCACGGCGGCCATCGTCGCGACTCCTGCTTCGGCGCAGGGTGCCCGCGTCGGCGTCGAACTGGGCGTTATCGATGATGACTTCCTCGGCACCGAAGAAGCCACCTATGGCCTGACCGCGGGTTACGACTTCGACATCGGCAATCTCGCGATCGGCCCGGTCGTCGGTTACACTGGCCTGTTCGATGACGACGGCACCGACATTCGCGAACTGACCGCCGGCGCGCGCATTGGCGCGAAGCTGGGCACCGGTTCGATGGTCTATGGCACCGTCGCTTACGCCAACCTCGACGCCGATGGCGTTCCGGGCAGCGCCGACGGCACGCGCCTCGGCCTTGGCTTCGAACAGAACTTCGGCGGCCTCTATGGCATGGTCGAAACCCGTTACACCGACTATCAGTACGGTCTCGAGTTCTACCAGACCGTCGTCGGCCTCGGCGTGAAGTTCTGATCCAGACGATCTTAATGAACGGGGGCGGCTCGCAATGCGCGGGCCGCCCCTTTTTCGTATGGTCCGCTCTTGAGTTCAGTCGGCGTCCGCGCCACTTGCCTAGGCATGACATTTTCCCTTCCCGGATTCGACCTTGCCACCTTTGTCCGCGCGACGCTGGACGAAGATCTTGGCATCGGCCTGCAAGGCGGCGGCCATGACGTGACGAGCGAGAGCGTGATCCCGGCAGAGGCGCGCTTTTCGGGCGTAATGGACAGCCGCGATGCGATCACCGTCGCAGGCCTGCCGATTGCGGCTGCGTTCTTCCGCGAACTGGACCCGACTTGTCAGATCGAGGTGCTGGTCAACGAAGGCGCGAAAGTCACCCCCGGCACCGACCTGATGCGCCTGTCGGGCAACGCCCGCGCCCTGCTGACGGCGGAGCGCAGCGCGCTGAACACGGTGCAGCACTTGTCGGGCATCGCGACGATGACCGCGACCTATGTGGCGGCGATGAATGGCCACGCCACGCTGCTCGATACGCGCAAGACGATCCCCGGCCTGCGCCATCTCGAAAAATACGCCACCCGCATGGGCGGTGCGCAGAACCACCGCATGGGCCTGTGGGATGCGGCGATGATCAAGGACAACCACGTCGCGGTGGCCGGTTCGGTCGGCGAAGCCGTGGCCCGCGCGGTTCGCGCCGGGGTGAAGGCGATCATCTGCGAAGTGGACCGGATCGACCAGATCGAACCCGCCCTGTCCGCCGGGGCCACGCATCTGCTGCTCGACAATATGAACCCCGACCTGTTGCGACAGGGCGTGGCGCTGGTCGCAGGGCGCGTTCCGTGCGAGGCT
The sequence above is a segment of the Croceicoccus naphthovorans genome. Coding sequences within it:
- a CDS encoding LytR/AlgR family response regulator transcription factor, giving the protein MTIRTIIVDDEKLAIQGLQVRLEPFADIEVIATCQNGREAIRAIKTEKPDLVFLDIQMPGFDGFSVVGGVMDVDPPLFIFVTAYSEHALKAFEANAVDYLMKPVEEGRLADAIDRARTRLSEKRGLEEVEKLKNVLAEVAPDAMDQMPDDDGHADTRYEKMLNVKDRGQIFRVDVDSIEHIEAAGDYMVISTGDNSLVLRETMKDLERRLDPRAFQRVHRSTIVNLNQVRQVKPHTNGECFLVLDSGAEVKVSRSYRDVVARFVH
- a CDS encoding outer membrane protein, with product MFKKTVLAVAFATAAIVATPASAQGARVGVELGVIDDDFLGTEEATYGLTAGYDFDIGNLAIGPVVGYTGLFDDDGTDIRELTAGARIGAKLGTGSMVYGTVAYANLDADGVPGSADGTRLGLGFEQNFGGLYGMVETRYTDYQYGLEFYQTVVGLGVKF
- the nadC gene encoding carboxylating nicotinate-nucleotide diphosphorylase, with translation MTFSLPGFDLATFVRATLDEDLGIGLQGGGHDVTSESVIPAEARFSGVMDSRDAITVAGLPIAAAFFRELDPTCQIEVLVNEGAKVTPGTDLMRLSGNARALLTAERSALNTVQHLSGIATMTATYVAAMNGHATLLDTRKTIPGLRHLEKYATRMGGAQNHRMGLWDAAMIKDNHVAVAGSVGEAVARAVRAGVKAIICEVDRIDQIEPALSAGATHLLLDNMNPDLLRQGVALVAGRVPCEASGGVNLDTIGPIAATGVDYVSVGRLTQSAPAADIGLDFQPL